Genomic DNA from Candidatus Sulfurimonas marisnigri:
GCTTGAAGCATTGCTATCGTCTTTTCTTGAGACCTGTTGTTAAAAATAGCTAATGGAAGATTCACTCCAACTCTAAGTACATCTTGCTCTGGTTCATTTTCTATCTCTGCAAATAAGTCTATCGATTCAACAGTGTTAGAATTTAGTTGTGCTTCTGATAGTGCTTGATATTGTTGACTTCGCAAGACCTTAATTGTAGGATTTTCAATATTCTCTATATTAGAGTTTATTTTAAATTCATAATCATTTTCAAGCTCTATTTCTTTGCTTATTCCTGCAATCTTTAAGAGTGAGTAATAGCTATCCATTGCAGCTAAAGATAAAGTACTTTTTGAGTTTTTACTCATTTCATAATCTACTTGAGCTTGAAGTTTTATACCCTGAGAAATTGTACCGCTCTCAAGTCGAGCAATAGAGATTTCATATATTTTTTTGGCAATACTCAAGCTTTCATCAGATAAATTTAATAGCTTGTTTGCCTCAGAGTAAGATGTATATGCAAGAGATATATCACGAATAAATATAGCTCTCTTTTGAGCATAGTTAATGTCCGCATTTTTATTATTTGCGTCTGTTAGATTTTTTTTATCTTCACTCACACCCCATAAGCGAATAGGTTGGGAATAACCAATACGGTATCCATTATCATTTGAGCCAATATCTGGTTCAAAAGAAGAATACTCTAATTCTAATGTAGGGTTTTCATACCTTGTAAGAATATTGCCCTGTTCTTTAGTTTGTTTAACAGCTAATGCTGAAGACTCCATGTAAGGACTATTTTTTATAGCCTTTTGTAAAAATTCATCAAAACTTTCAGCACTCAAAAATGTGCATAATAGTAGAGACATAATTATATTTTTCAACATAACTATCCTTTGTAAAAATAAAAATTTGGTATAAGTATAGGTTAAGGTTTGAGGTTATGCGATAGGTGGTTTAATAGTTTTTGAATAAGTTTCAAAGAGATATGAAGTGTTTTGTGGAATACTGTGAAGCTTATCTACATTAAGATATGCAATAGTGTCATAAGATGGTACTAAATAAGGATGATGGTATTCATAATGAACATCACAAATATCTCCACAATCTGTGGTTTTGCTAAATTCACTTACATATTCAACAACATCACATGGTTCTTTATCAAACATTGCAAATTCTATTTCATGAAAAACCGAAAAAGAAACTACGAATAATAAAAGAATGGTACTAATCTTTTTTAAATGCATAAGAGTATTCTATCTTAAATTTTATTCATAATATACTTAAAGCCATAGTATAACTCATCAATTGAAAAAAAATCATAGTTCCACAACTAGTACTTTTTTAAAACTCATTGTAAATAAACCTTTCTAAATACCTATAGTACCGAAGTTTACTTGAGTTTTTAGCCTGAAATATTTTGCATTAGATCTCATTTGTTAAGGTATTGATTATAGGAATGATTGTAAAAAGTGAATTTATTTTTTCATTATATACTGATTAAAATATTATAAAATGAGGATTTGGGGTAACATGAATGTTGATATATTTAAGTAGTTTTTTTAGCTACTCCAGTATTTGGAGCCATTATTTTAATTTAAATTTTATTGTTCCAATTTTGCGCTAGAAATAACCATATTTTAGTAAAGTTATATAAAAGTGCATGTCTAAAAAGCCCTTATATTTGTAACAAGAAGCGCTCATATTAGTTTTCCGTGTTCCACAAAGTGTTTAAAAAGTAAAAACTGCAAAGTTCCACAAATATTTAGGGATTATGGAACAAAAAAAATGAGCTTAGTATGTCTATTTTCATGTTAAATTTGCTTCTTGGTAGC
This window encodes:
- a CDS encoding TolC family protein, which codes for MLKNIIMSLLLCTFLSAESFDEFLQKAIKNSPYMESSALAVKQTKEQGNILTRYENPTLELEYSSFEPDIGSNDNGYRIGYSQPIRLWGVSEDKKNLTDANNKNADINYAQKRAIFIRDISLAYTSYSEANKLLNLSDESLSIAKKIYEISIARLESGTISQGIKLQAQVDYEMSKNSKSTLSLAAMDSYYSLLKIAGISKEIELENDYEFKINSNIENIENPTIKVLRSQQYQALSEAQLNSNTVESIDLFAEIENEPEQDVLRVGVNLPLAIFNNRSQEKTIAMLQASRIELLMKNENARLNMDFIRLKKERKALVELNVNNEKILKTQLKLLKMYEDGYKISNINLLQLQDIKHKVIQTKRALIQIYTALNQNAIYTNFYQGTYNE